From Streptomyces sp. TLI_053, a single genomic window includes:
- a CDS encoding RDD family protein, with product MADWSTRACAALIEVSIAGGIMTTYTAVLLYARPPLALLQLLAMLVNFDMQSLYKVLYWVLPLAFLVWQWALRGRTGQSLGQRVMRIVTVDEDTARPLGPARSIVRSLLHVVDIAPGFFGFVRPLVHHRRQTWADQISRSVVVDVDVINAIAEVRK from the coding sequence ATGGCGGACTGGTCCACGCGGGCGTGTGCCGCGCTGATCGAGGTCTCGATCGCCGGGGGGATCATGACGACCTACACGGCCGTGCTGTTATACGCGCGCCCGCCGCTGGCGCTGCTGCAACTGCTCGCGATGCTCGTGAACTTCGACATGCAGTCGCTCTACAAGGTTCTGTACTGGGTGCTGCCGCTGGCGTTCCTGGTGTGGCAGTGGGCGCTGCGGGGTCGCACGGGTCAGTCGCTGGGGCAGCGGGTGATGCGGATCGTGACCGTGGATGAGGACACCGCCCGGCCGCTGGGTCCGGCGCGCTCGATCGTGCGGAGCCTGCTGCACGTGGTGGACATCGCGCCGGGGTTCTTCGGGTTCGTGCGCCCGCTGGTGCACCACCGACGCCAGACCTGGGCGGATCAGATCAGCCGCTCGGTCGTCGTCGACGTCGACGTCATCAACGCCATTGCGGAGGTGCGCAAGTGA
- a CDS encoding FtsK/SpoIIIE domain-containing protein, with protein sequence MVLAAGATSLPPIVWLLGALVVAAMVLGVLSPWLRRRSPNLWWLLWGFPVTVVRFRWTWRRLADVQGLSVPGRPPAVLLGAVVVQGRALKPVKPRAGVPRWRRGGLSVKVRLHSGQTPEEYAAACGAMAHAWRVFAVRAVSDTRGTVWLVANAWDPLSRPAEPFRGSVGLLSAVVGVWEDGGRWLVNLRRVPHWLVVGATQSGKSTLLASLVAQWSRQPVALVGIDLKGGMELGLFAPRLTALATSRRDAVDLLDVLVEVTMGRMALCRATGVRSVWELPDKQQPVPIVVLVDEVAELYLTATSADKAEVSQVSTALLRLGQLGAALGVHLIVAGQRFGSDLGPGATSLRAQLAGRACFRVADKGTAEMTLGDLDAGAVDAVQSIPVSMPGVAVALGAPDGGWMRARSFLVTPEEAEEVAVRFAHLRPSVGQLYAGSAGAGGLS encoded by the coding sequence GTGGTGCTGGCGGCCGGGGCGACGTCGTTGCCGCCGATCGTGTGGCTGCTGGGCGCTCTCGTGGTGGCGGCCATGGTGCTGGGGGTGCTGTCGCCGTGGTTGCGGCGGCGTTCGCCGAACCTGTGGTGGCTGCTGTGGGGGTTCCCGGTGACGGTGGTCCGCTTCCGGTGGACGTGGCGGCGGCTGGCGGATGTGCAGGGGCTGTCGGTGCCGGGGCGTCCGCCGGCGGTTCTGCTGGGCGCGGTGGTGGTGCAGGGTCGGGCGTTGAAGCCGGTCAAGCCCCGGGCGGGGGTGCCGCGTTGGCGGCGGGGCGGACTGTCGGTCAAGGTCCGCCTGCATTCCGGGCAGACGCCGGAGGAGTACGCGGCGGCCTGCGGAGCCATGGCTCACGCGTGGCGGGTGTTCGCGGTGCGGGCGGTGTCCGACACCCGGGGAACGGTGTGGCTGGTGGCGAACGCCTGGGATCCGCTGAGTCGTCCGGCGGAGCCGTTCCGGGGGTCGGTGGGGCTGCTGTCGGCGGTGGTCGGGGTCTGGGAGGACGGTGGGCGCTGGCTGGTGAACCTGCGCCGGGTCCCGCACTGGTTGGTCGTCGGCGCGACGCAGTCCGGCAAGTCGACGCTGCTGGCCTCGCTGGTGGCCCAGTGGTCCCGGCAGCCGGTGGCCCTGGTCGGCATCGACCTCAAGGGCGGCATGGAACTGGGCCTGTTCGCGCCGCGTCTGACGGCGCTCGCGACCAGTCGCCGCGATGCGGTGGATCTGCTGGACGTGCTGGTGGAAGTGACCATGGGGCGGATGGCGCTGTGCCGTGCGACGGGCGTCCGTTCGGTGTGGGAACTCCCCGACAAGCAGCAGCCGGTTCCGATCGTCGTGCTGGTGGACGAGGTCGCGGAGCTGTACCTGACGGCGACGAGCGCGGACAAGGCCGAGGTGTCGCAGGTGTCGACGGCGCTGCTGCGACTGGGTCAGTTGGGGGCGGCGCTGGGTGTGCACCTGATCGTCGCCGGCCAGCGGTTCGGCTCGGACCTGGGTCCGGGGGCGACGTCGCTGCGGGCCCAGCTGGCGGGGCGGGCCTGCTTCCGGGTGGCGGACAAGGGCACGGCGGAGATGACCTTGGGTGATCTCGATGCGGGCGCGGTGGACGCGGTGCAGTCGATCCCGGTCTCGATGCCGGGGGTGGCGGTGGCCCTGGGGGCGCCGGACGGTGGGTGGATGCGGGCCCGCTCGTTCCTGGTGACGCCGGAGGAGGCGGAGGAGGTGGCCGTGCGGTTCGCCCATCTGCGGCCGTCGGTGGGCCAGTTGTATGCCGGATCGGCCGGGGCGGGGGGTCTGTCGTGA
- a CDS encoding GntR family transcriptional regulator: protein MAVVKGQALYKQVAREMRKAIAKGTWRPGERIPTEDKLTAQYGVSRPTVRQAVAELRADGLLDVQQGRGTFVRGPQPEQSATINIERTVVCAGDQYHCPAGWHDAEEPTVYRVRLEATAAETLAADEGDAAFLVQRLYTHEASGLRARYSGLLPMERITGTVLAKHPELFNTDAYAALAAAHGPVEWHEGISARMPNPDERAALHVPENTPLLISQRVTRTQTDARPLMLETLTMTAAATELTITHRPVARQPGPSSHPVDPENSIKRAL from the coding sequence GTGGCTGTTGTGAAGGGGCAAGCCCTCTACAAGCAGGTCGCGCGCGAGATGCGCAAGGCCATCGCCAAGGGCACATGGCGACCCGGCGAGCGCATCCCCACCGAGGACAAACTCACCGCTCAGTACGGCGTCTCACGACCCACCGTCCGCCAGGCCGTCGCGGAACTGCGGGCGGACGGCCTCCTGGACGTCCAGCAGGGACGCGGCACCTTCGTCCGGGGCCCCCAGCCCGAGCAGAGCGCGACGATCAACATCGAACGCACCGTCGTGTGCGCCGGCGACCAGTACCACTGCCCCGCCGGATGGCACGACGCCGAGGAACCCACCGTCTACCGGGTCCGCCTCGAAGCCACCGCCGCCGAGACCCTCGCCGCCGACGAGGGCGACGCCGCCTTCCTCGTCCAGCGCCTCTACACCCACGAGGCCAGCGGACTACGCGCCCGCTACAGCGGACTGCTGCCCATGGAACGCATCACCGGCACCGTCCTGGCCAAGCACCCCGAACTGTTCAACACCGACGCCTACGCCGCACTCGCCGCAGCGCACGGCCCCGTCGAATGGCACGAAGGCATCAGTGCCCGCATGCCCAACCCCGACGAACGAGCCGCACTCCACGTCCCCGAGAACACACCCCTGCTCATCTCCCAGCGCGTCACCCGCACCCAGACCGACGCCCGACCCCTCATGCTCGAAACCCTCACCATGACGGCCGCCGCCACCGAGCTGACGATCACCCACCGACCCGTTGCGCGTCAGCCGGGCCCGTCCAGCCATCCGGTCGACCCCGAAAATTCCATCAAGAGAGCGTTGTGA